A part of Capsicum annuum cultivar UCD-10X-F1 chromosome 6, UCD10Xv1.1, whole genome shotgun sequence genomic DNA contains:
- the LOC107874970 gene encoding uncharacterized protein LOC107874970, with protein MKYMMFVVGFLVLLAIIGADGAGECGRNSPDVEAMNLIPCAEAASDENASVSRSCCLQIQKLKQNPKCICAVMLSNTAKSAGAKPEVAVTIPKRCNLANRPIGYKCGPYTLP; from the exons ATGAAATACATGATGTTTGTTGTTGGATTTCTTGTGCTACTGGCAATCATTGGAGCTGATGGAGCTGGTGAATGCGGCAGAAACTCTCCGGATGTGGAAGCCATGAACCTGATTCCTTGTGCGGAAGCAGCATCGGATGAGAATGCATCTGTTTCAAGAAGTTGTTGTTTACAGATTCAGAAATTGAAACAGAATCCGAAATGTATTTGTGCTGTTATGCTTTCAAATACTGCTAAGAGCGCTGGAGCCAAGCCTGAAGTTGCTGTAACCATTCCCAAGCGCTGCAACCTAGCCAATCGTCCCATCGGCTACAAGTGTGGAC CTTACACGTTACCTTAA